A stretch of the Medicago truncatula cultivar Jemalong A17 chromosome 5, MtrunA17r5.0-ANR, whole genome shotgun sequence genome encodes the following:
- the LOC11417373 gene encoding transcription factor MYB16 — protein MGHFKKDCPEINGNSAQIVSEGYEDTGLHLIQVCDLKMSRALGLKKGPWTPKEDKKLIAYVTQHGHRNWHSLPSRAVLRRCGKSCRLRWINYMIPDIKRGNFSSEEDHNIIQLHALLGNKWSTIAALLPRRTDNEIKNHWNINIKKRLIRMGIDPTTHKPKSNNNNDNDNTAIKHVSQWEHVRLEAEARSTMLGKTQTKLLLSSSSSSMLSLTKHNNAMYNICAIMLANNDDSFSSTSTLSFSNELPCLTNELKFGEGLGSYESVSNNNIMETIAQDHVYVSKLLQGDDYLMVALDAFGDSFNGDTFMDFNGNGMYNFDASLAFFE, from the exons AtgggtcacttcaagaaggattgtccggagATTAATGGTAACTCCGCACAAATTGTCTCTGAGGGTTATGAGGACACAG GTCTACATCTAATTCAAGTTTGTGATTTGAAAATGAGTAGGGCTCTAGGGTTGAAGAAAGGACCATGGACGCCAAAAGAAGACAAGAAGCTTATAGCATATGTTACTCAACATGGCCATAGAAACTGGCATTCTTTGCCCTCTAGAGCAG TTCTTAGAAGATGTGGAAAGAGTTGCAGACTGAGGTGGATTAACTACATGATTCCAGATATAAAACGAGGAAACTTCAGCTCAGAAGAAGATCACAATATTATTCAGCTTCATGCACTTCTCGGGAACAA ATGGTCCACAATAGCAGCTCTCCTGCCAAGGAGAACagataatgaaataaagaatCATTGGAACATTAACATCAAGAAAAGACTCATCAGAATGGGGATAGATCCCACCACTCACAAACCaaaatccaacaacaacaacgataaTGATAATACTGCTATCAAACACGTGTCTCAATGGGAGCATGTTAGATTGGAAGCTGAAGCAAGATCAACAATGTTAGGAAAAACTCAAACTAAACTTTTACTATCTTCATCAAGTTCATCAATGTTATCACTAACCAAACACAACAATGCAATGTATAACATTTGTGCCATCATGCTTGCAAATAATGATGACTCTTTTTCTTCAACATCCACATTGAGCTTTTCTAATGAGCTTCCTTGTCTTACCAATGAGTTGAAGTTTGGAGAAGGCTTAGGATCATATGAGAGtgttagtaataataatatcatgGAAACTATTGCTCAAGATCATGTTTATGTGTCTAAATTATTGCAAGGTGATGATTATCTAATGGTGGCATTGGATGCATTTGGAGATTCTTTCAATGGTGACACTTTCATGGACTTCAATGGAAATGGAATGTACAATTTTGATGCAAGCTTGGCATTTTTTGAGTAA